In Coregonus clupeaformis isolate EN_2021a chromosome 7, ASM2061545v1, whole genome shotgun sequence, one genomic interval encodes:
- the LOC121570469 gene encoding pinopsin-like — MIVSNVSLSCGVSCPWEVSDSKTVVTQGGGSGSLSPTGHLVVAVCLGFIGTFGFLNNLLVLTLFCRYRTLRTPINVLLLSVCVSDLLVCVLGTPFSFAAATQGRWLIGRAGCVWYGFINSCLGIVSLISLAVLSYERCCTMLCRTQADGTDFGTAVAGVCFSWVYALAWTLPPLLGWSSYGPEGPGTTCSVDWRTQTPNNISYIVCLFIFCLLLPFSVILYSYGKLLSAIKQVSNVSTAVTRRREQRVLVMVVTMVACYLLCWLPYGIAALLSTFSPSDLLTPEVTIVPSLLAKTSTVINPVIYIYMNSQFYRCFKALLRCSIPDRSSSLKASSPATKTLGTIRNGNGHDVPVVLASVGPSTPPDSANSSLAVQITPPVQTTPPVQTTPTATPKPRLTLVAHYNG; from the exons ATGATAGTGTCTAACGTCAGTCTGAGCTGCGGCGTGAGCTGCCCATGGGAAGTCAGTGACAGTAAGACGGTGGTCACGCAGGGAGGAGGTTCAGGTTCTCTGAGTCCTACTGGACATCTCGTAGTGGCAGTGTGTCTGGGGTTCATAGGTACATTCGGTTTCCTCAACAACCTCCTGGTGTTAACGTTATTCTGCCGGTACCGTACACTGCGTACGCCCATCAACGTCTtgctgttgagtgtgtgtgtttcggaCCTGCTGGTCTGTGTGCTCGGGACACCGTTCAGCTTCGCCGCTGCCACACAGGGCCGGTGGCTGATCGGTAGGGCGGGATGCGTCTGGTATGGCTTCATCAACTCCTGTTTGG gtatCGTGTCTCTGATCTCCCTGGCAGTGCTGTCCTATGAGCGTTGCTGTACCATGCTGTGTCGGACGCAGGCGGACGGCACTGACTTCGGTACAGCGGTGGCCGGAGTATGTTTCTCCTGGGTCTATGCCCTGGCCTGGACACTACCCCCGCTGCTGGGCTGGAGCAGCTACGGCCCCGAGGGCCCAG GGACCACCTGTTCAGTGGACTGGAGGACCCAGACACCCAACAACATCTCCTACATCGTCTGTCTGTTCATCTTCTGTCTGTTACTGCCTTTCTCTGTCATACTGTACAGCTACGGCAAGCTGCTCAGCGCTATCAAACAG GTGAGCAATGTGAGCACGGCGGTGACCCGTCGTCGTGAGCAACGTGTGTTGGTGATGGTGGTAACCATGGTAGCGTGTTACCTGTTGTGTTGGCTGCCGTACGGTATAGCGGCCCTGCTATCGACCTTTAGCCCCAGCGACCTTTTGACCCCTGAGGTTACCATCGTCCCCTCGCTGCTGGCCAAGACATCTACAGTCATCAACCCTgttatatacatctacatgaaCAGCCAg ttctacAGGTGTTTCAAGGCTCTCCTGAGATGTTCTATTCCTGACCGAAGCTCCAGTTTGAAGGCATCGTCACCGGCGACCAAAACACTCGGGACCATTCGCAATGGAAACGGACACGACGTGCCGGTTGTTTTGGCGTCAGTAGGCCCGTCCACTCCCCCTGACTCTGCCAACAGTTCCTTAGCGGTCCAAATCACGCCCCCTGTCCAAACCACTCCCCCTGTCCAAACAACGCCTACTGCCACTCCCAAACCAAGACTGACCCTGGTAGCTCACTACaacggatag